A genomic window from Haliaeetus albicilla chromosome 10, bHalAlb1.1, whole genome shotgun sequence includes:
- the CIAO2B gene encoding cytosolic iron-sulfur assembly component 2B, producing the protein MVGPGPGGGAPLENANPLVYRRSGERPVTAREEDDELPDSIDDREIFDLIRSINDPEHPLTLEELNVVEQVRVKVNDAESTVAVEFTPTIPHCSMATLIGLSIKVKLIRSLPERFKLDVHITPGTHASEHAVNKQLADKERVAAALENSHLLEVVNQCLSARS; encoded by the exons atggtgggcccgggcccgggcggcggggcgccgCTGGAGAACGCCAACCCGCTCGTCTACCGCCGCTCGGGGGAGCGGCCGGTGACGGCGCGGGAGGAGGACGACGAGCTGCCCGACTCCATCGACGACCGGGAGATCTTCGAT CTCATTCGCTCCATTAACGACCCCGAGCACCCCCTCACCCTGGAGGAGCTGAATGTCGTCGAGCAAGTGCGAGTGAAA GTGAATGACGCGGAAAGCACGGTGGCAGTGGAGTTCACTCCCACCATTCCTCACTGCAGCATGGCGACATTGATCGGCCTCTCCATAAAAGTAAAATTGATCCGATCTCTGCCCGAGAGATTTAAG CTGGATGTTCATATAACACCAGGAACACATGCTTCTGAGCATGCAG ttaATAAACAGCTTGCTGATAAAGAACGTGTAGCAGCTGCTTTGGAAAACTCTCACTTACTGGAAGTGGTGAATCAGTGTTTGTCCGCTCGATCATAA